A single genomic interval of Spirosoma linguale DSM 74 harbors:
- a CDS encoding GTP-binding proten HflX (TIGRFAM: GTP-binding proten HflX; small GTP-binding protein~PFAM: GTP-binding protein HSR1-related~KEGG: pha:PSHAa0272 protease GTPase subunit) translates to MIDTHKPAETAILVAVITQKQTAEQTKDYLDELAFLAETSGVKTIQTFTQKLEHPDNRTFVGKGKLEEIQTFILDNPVDCVIFDDDLSPSQVRNLEDSFKDIKVLDRSLLILNIFSMRAQTAQSRVQVELAQYQYMYPRLTRMWSHLTSQKGGVGMRGPGEKELETDRRIVKDRIAFLKEKLAKIDKQSVTRRKERDRLVRVALVGYTNVGKSTLMRTMAKADVFAENKLFATVDSTVRKVTLGNIPFLLTDTVGFIRKLPTMLIESFKSTLDEVREADILVHVVDVSHPNFEEQIEVVNSTLADIKAADKPMVLVFNKMDRFSPKASWTEKAELPEEDEVFNGGEEVMIPMAVQRKTALEYLKKTYLSQKADYVAFISAETGENVGELRELLYSLVKEKHFFIYPNWVNVPLTESAEEFGDGLAG, encoded by the coding sequence ATGATCGACACACATAAACCAGCCGAAACTGCTATTCTAGTCGCGGTGATTACCCAAAAACAAACGGCTGAACAGACAAAAGATTACCTCGATGAACTGGCCTTTCTGGCCGAAACATCGGGCGTTAAAACGATTCAGACGTTTACCCAAAAACTCGAACACCCCGACAACCGGACGTTCGTTGGCAAAGGCAAACTGGAAGAAATACAGACGTTCATCCTTGACAATCCCGTCGATTGCGTCATTTTTGACGATGACCTGTCACCCTCGCAGGTGCGGAATCTGGAAGACAGCTTTAAGGATATTAAAGTGCTGGACCGGAGCCTGCTCATCCTGAACATCTTCTCGATGCGGGCGCAAACGGCCCAGTCGCGGGTGCAGGTCGAGCTGGCGCAGTACCAGTACATGTATCCCCGACTAACCCGGATGTGGAGCCACTTAACCAGTCAGAAAGGGGGCGTCGGGATGCGTGGACCGGGGGAGAAAGAGCTTGAAACCGACCGCCGGATCGTGAAAGACCGGATTGCGTTTTTGAAGGAAAAACTCGCCAAAATCGACAAGCAGAGCGTGACCCGCCGAAAAGAACGCGACCGTCTGGTACGGGTAGCGTTGGTGGGGTATACCAACGTCGGCAAATCGACGCTGATGCGTACGATGGCAAAAGCGGACGTATTTGCCGAAAATAAACTCTTCGCGACGGTCGATTCGACGGTGCGCAAAGTGACCCTGGGCAACATTCCGTTTCTGCTGACCGATACCGTTGGGTTTATCCGTAAACTGCCCACAATGCTGATCGAGTCGTTCAAATCGACGCTCGATGAGGTGCGCGAAGCCGACATTCTGGTACACGTTGTGGACGTGTCGCACCCCAATTTTGAGGAGCAGATTGAAGTCGTCAACTCAACGCTCGCCGACATCAAAGCGGCCGATAAGCCAATGGTGCTGGTCTTCAACAAAATGGACCGGTTCTCACCCAAAGCTTCCTGGACGGAGAAAGCTGAACTACCCGAGGAAGATGAAGTCTTCAACGGCGGGGAAGAGGTGATGATACCGATGGCCGTGCAGCGAAAAACTGCCCTGGAATACCTCAAGAAAACGTATCTGTCCCAAAAAGCGGATTACGTAGCCTTCATCTCGGCCGAAACCGGCGAGAACGTTGGTGAGTTACGGGAACTGCTGTATTCGCTGGTGAAAGAAAAGCACTTCTTCATTTACCCCAACTGGGTCAACGTCCCCCTCACCGAATCGGCCGAGGAGTTTGGCGACGGTTTGGCTGGTTGA
- a CDS encoding hypothetical protein (KEGG: azo:azo1778 hypothetical protein): MNALSLLQNIVLGGLLGIVGQGIRVVAGLKKLQDQSNTTSGQNEAFDSRRLIISLFLGFIAGALGIVTTMDDTGGIAMSKDIVIRLIGIGYAGVDFVEAFLAKFINSGSPVAGQGSAPLAPQNGVDFDKGIKAWLPTGFSEVQHIEFGHDEAPPTPRAS; this comes from the coding sequence ATGAACGCACTATCACTTCTTCAAAATATCGTACTAGGCGGATTGCTGGGTATTGTAGGTCAGGGCATACGCGTCGTTGCCGGCCTAAAGAAACTTCAGGATCAATCAAATACGACATCAGGGCAGAATGAAGCCTTCGATTCTCGCCGACTAATCATCTCGCTTTTTCTGGGGTTTATCGCTGGGGCTCTCGGTATCGTAACAACTATGGACGATACAGGAGGTATAGCTATGAGTAAGGATATAGTAATCAGGTTAATTGGCATTGGGTATGCAGGTGTCGATTTTGTTGAAGCTTTTCTGGCCAAGTTTATAAATTCAGGTTCGCCTGTTGCTGGCCAAGGATCTGCGCCTTTGGCTCCTCAAAACGGGGTAGATTTTGATAAAGGCATAAAAGCTTGGTTGCCAACGGGTTTTTCTGAAGTTCAGCACATCGAATTTGGACATGATGAAGCACCTCCCACCCCACGCGCATCTTAA